The window AGCATTGCCATTGGTGTCGTCGGCGAGCCAGGGCACCTGCCGCACGCCATAACCGGCGACCCATTCCCAGCTCGGCGTCGGCGAGGCGTCGCGGCCGAGCGTCGAGATATGCCGGTCATTGCGGGCAACGCCGAAGGAGGTCTTGGCGCCGGTGTTGCCCGTCATCACCGTGATGTAGTGGCCGTAGAGCTGGTTGTTCCAGGCCCAACGGCCGGCGAGATCCGACAGCGCGGTCTGCACCAGGTCGAGATTGGTCGTGTCGCTGAAGGGCGAGATGATCCAGTCGAACAGCTCGTCGCCCAGCGCGGCAAGGGTCGCCGAGAGCGAGGCTGCGCCGGTCCCCGGGACTGAATCGGCGAACGTCAGGTTGCCAGCGAAGATATTGCCGGGGATGCCCGGGTCGGCGAAGAGCTCGACCTCGTTCAGAAGCGTGCCGGCGTGGCGGCCGGTCAACGTCACCACATTGGTCGCGACCGTTGCGGTGAACGGCAGATATGCCAGGGTCAGCGGGTCGACATAGGCGTTGACCGCCGCGGCGATGCTGGCGGCCGTCGTGCCTGCGGCCTCGGATGGACCGACATTGATCGAGAGCCGGCGCCCCGCGATCTCGACGACGCCGTCGCCGCCTGCAACCGGCAGCGTGCCGACCGTGATGGTCTTCTGCGCCGCTGTGCCGGTGACCGGAACGGCCGAGAGCCAGATCTCCTGCACCGGCGCCTGGCGGCGTGCGAGGCGGAACATCTCGTAGAGCATCGAGCCGACGCCGGCGAGCTGGGCCGCTTCGCCGAGCGTGGCGCAGATCGTCGGCGTGTCGGCGGGGAGCGAGCCGGTGCTCGATTTGTGGCCGCAGAGCAGCACGCGGGTCTTTGATTCGTATTGGCCGGCCGAATTGATCTCGGCAAAGATGCCCGGGTCGATCAGGCCACTGCCCGGGATGAAATTGAACAGGGTGGCCATGAACGGCGCTCCGTTTCAGGGGTTGCGGGCTTGTGGGGTCAGGCCTTGGTCTTGCCAGCCGGCTTGGCCGGCGGCGGGATCAAGGTCTTGTCGGCGAGCATGGTCGCGAAGACCGGGTTCAGGATGGAGACATCGAAGGCCTCGTCCTGCGGCAGGTATCGGCCTCGAACGCCGGGCCAGGGCACGCGCTGCGTCGGGTCCGCCAGGACGACGGTCCGCATCTGCGGGTTGGTCATGTCGAGATCCTCTAGAGCGTGACCTTGCCGGCCACGTCGCCCTTGGGCGGAGTTGTGGTCGCATCCGGCGGGGCCGCCGGCGCATCGCCGGGCTGGCGGGCGAAGCGGGCGGCAAGCCGCACCTCGGCCAGCGCCGGAAATACGGCTCGGTTGCCGAGTGCGGCGGCGAGGGTGTCACAGACATTCCGGCCATAGCTGCCTTCCGGCAGTGCCCGCGCCACCTCCCGCAAGGGCGATGGCAGCGCCTCGAGGCCGGTCTCACCCGGATCAGGCCAGCGCGCGCCCTGATGGACGATGCAGTTGAACTCGACCCGGCGGGCGGAGAGCCGCATATCGAGATCGGCGTCGCGCCAGGGGTTCGAGGTGACCTCGTCAACCCGGTCGAGCACCAGGCAGAGCGGTGCGCTCATTCTGGCGTCGGCAATGCGCTGGCGGATCTGCTCCTCGATCATGTCGAGGAAGCCCTCGGCCATGGCGTCGGTACCGGCTGCCGGAGCGATCCAGACCTCGTCGTCGTGCCGGACGACGGCCGGCACCATGATCTCGAAGGCGAGCGTGGCGCGCTCGCGCCCGTCGCCATCGAAGAGAACATCCTGCGCGCTGCCGAGGGCTTCCGTCTTTGCCTCGTCAACGAAGACGGCAACACGCGGCGCGCGCCACCGGGGCCCGTCATCGCTATCAGCCCTCTCATCGACCTCGATCGTCGAATCGAGCACGCGATCAGCGGCGAAAGTCGGCCAGGCTGGATCGGAGGCCCCCTGCAAGGCGAAGGGCGAGAGCGCCTCGATCACGGCAAGGCGCAGGGCGGTACGGGCGAGGGTCATCAGCTGATCCGGGTCAGGCCGAGATGCAGGCCGGCGAGCCCGTCCGGCATCGGCTCGCTGATGCGGAAGCGGACACCGGGATCGTCGTTGTAGGCGAGCTCATCACCCTGGCGTGGGCGCCAGGGCAGATCGACGATCTTCACGCTCGCGACATGGCGTTGGCCGGCGACGCCCTGCTTGTGGGCGCCGGTCGGCGTCGGCATGCCCTGCCCGCCGATCTGCAGGCGCTCACTCCAGCGCGAACGGATCACCGGGACATCGTCCAACGGGTCGCGGCTCTCGTCCTCGACGGTCGGCCCGTTGCGGCCGGCTGGGCCGGGCTTCATCGGGTAGATCGTGCAGGGATCGCCGAAGACGCCGACGGCCACGTCAAGCGCCATGGCATCGAGATCGTCGAAGGCGGACATTCAATAGCCCCTGAGCAAGTCGCCGACGATGCGCTGCAACTCGACTGGCAGGCGGCGACCCGCCTGGCCCTCCCAGGTCGCGCGCGGCGCAGCCTGAGCCATTGCATCGGGCACGCCCGGCCCGGTCGGCCGGTCGAGCGCCCATTTGCCGGAGCCGATGCGGCGCCAAACGGCGTGAGAGATCTTCGAGCGCTTGCGGCGGGGAAATTTGCCGCCGAGATAGAACGATCGTCCAATCGTCTTGCGTTGACCGAGCCAATTGATAGAGGCGCCAGCTGGCGCTTCTTTCGGCCCGTAATACATCGCCGGCAGGCCCTTGCCGAAGCCGGCGAGGGAGAAGACGAGCCGACCGGCCGATGCCCTCTTCGTGCTGGTGCGGCGCTTGATGACGTTTCCGACCGGCGCTTTCGCATAAGGATGCGAGCGCAGGCCGAGCGTCTTGCGCACCTGGCGGAGATAGGCCGTCTGCGTCGGGCCGCCGGTGCGGTTCAGCGCCCGGGCGATACGCGCCGGGGCGCGCTCTCCGGCCAGCTGCAGCAGCTTATCGAGCCCGTTGAGGTCGATATCGGTTCTG is drawn from Bosea sp. Tri-49 and contains these coding sequences:
- a CDS encoding phage tail sheath subtilisin-like domain-containing protein, whose product is MATLFNFIPGSGLIDPGIFAEINSAGQYESKTRVLLCGHKSSTGSLPADTPTICATLGEAAQLAGVGSMLYEMFRLARRQAPVQEIWLSAVPVTGTAAQKTITVGTLPVAGGDGVVEIAGRRLSINVGPSEAAGTTAASIAAAVNAYVDPLTLAYLPFTATVATNVVTLTGRHAGTLLNEVELFADPGIPGNIFAGNLTFADSVPGTGAASLSATLAALGDELFDWIISPFSDTTNLDLVQTALSDLAGRWAWNNQLYGHYITVMTGNTGAKTSFGVARNDRHISTLGRDASPTPSWEWVAGYGVRQVPWLADDTNGNAARNQSDIVIEGIRPPRARTSWPKQAVNNVLLGSGMSTYRVNAVGQVAIGKCITMERMNAAGMPDTVFRNVQQIAIAAHSLRYIRAGLSYRHGNKAYARTNPGNLPSISTNDDIFADLIALHEDLVNRGLLTNTREFALRLKVETDATNASRCNINMDLDGVDPLDILAIGAWMYAQYPQAAA
- a CDS encoding head-tail joining protein, which gives rise to MSAFDDLDAMALDVAVGVFGDPCTIYPMKPGPAGRNGPTVEDESRDPLDDVPVIRSRWSERLQIGGQGMPTPTGAHKQGVAGQRHVASVKIVDLPWRPRQGDELAYNDDPGVRFRISEPMPDGLAGLHLGLTRIS